A region from the Drosophila takahashii strain IR98-3 E-12201 chromosome 2L, DtakHiC1v2, whole genome shotgun sequence genome encodes:
- the LOC138912060 gene encoding ATP-dependent RNA helicase glh-4-like, whose product MSELELVDYIIHGIPDRQIRTSANMMCFKMKDDLLSALRHVNLVAPKIKGATNSGGKVEKQAFWCYNCNCLGHIASDCRKPKREVGACFVCGKMGHLAAACEQNKKTSAPATRKDDYNVY is encoded by the exons ATGTCAGAGCTCGAGTTGGTCGACTATATCATCCACGGCATACCAGATCGCCAAATTCGCACAAGTGCCAATATGATGTGCTTCAAAATGAAGGATGACCTTCTGTCGGCACTACGACACGTTAATTTAGTTGCTCCAAAAATCAAAGGAGCCACTAACAGCGGTGGAAAGGTCGAGAAGCAAGCTTTCTGGTGCTACAACTGTAATTGCTTGGGGCACATCGCCTCAGATTGCCGTAAGCCAAAACGAGAAGTTGGAGCCTGCTTTGTATGTGGAAAGATGGGTCACCTTGCCGCAGCTTGTGAGCAGAACAAGAAGACATCAGCCCCAGCTACTCGCAAGGACGATTAC AATGTCTACTAG
- the LOC138914937 gene encoding uncharacterized protein: protein MDLINANEYTCNQQREWCRVLNLVTHGNKNTLAARLNEVPFRGRCPAVQQQQRQNEADNAQNVLEAVDEANVEADDEANEQEGESNDEQEAAESNEEADGEREEEESNEAANGERKKGKSNEKTNSEQNNGESNEKINDEQQKEKANEKINDEAEKEKTDIDKELKILSDQKLILQNENDFQRARMQLMARELELMKFEKELLQRENDLLRVAGGASSQKISNDDEISFQTIKEMLPDFDGQTSVSVWHAHVNVLKSTYALTENKLRSLIFSKLKGDAQAWVYSKPEFANEKIDTLLLSMEKAFLPKESAIILRKKFEARRWQTNESFSAYFNSKVLLSNGLQMSELELVDYIIHGIPDRQIRTSANMMCFKMKDDLLSALRHVNLVAPKIKGATNSGGKVEKQAFWCYNCNCLGHIASDCRKPKREVGACFVCGKMGHLAAACEQNKKTSAPATRKDDYNVY from the exons atggatcTGATCAACGCCAATGAATATACGTGCAACCAACAACGCGAGTGGTGTAGGGTTTTAAACCTTGTTACTCatggaaataaaaacacattaGCTGCACGGCTGAACGAAGTTCCATTTCGTGGAAGATGCCCTGCcgtacagcaacaacaacgtcaAAACGAAGCGGACAATGCGCAGAATGTTCTGGAAGCAGTTGATGAGGCAAACGTGGAAGCGGACGACGAAGCGAATGAACAAGAAGGAGAGTCAAACGACGAGCAAGAAGCTGCAGAATCAAACGAAGAGGCGGATGGCGaacgagaagaagaagagtcaAATGAAGCGGCGAACGGCGAGCGAAAGAAAGGAAAATCGAACGAGAAGACAAACAGCGAGCAAAATAACGGAGAATCAAACGAAAAGATAAACGACGAGCAACAGAAAGAAAAAGCAAATGAGAAGATAAACGACGAGGCGGAAAAAGAAAAGACAGATATCGACAAGGAACTTAAAATTCTAAGTGACCAGAAGTTAATTTTGCAAAATGAAAACGATTTTCAACGAGCAAGAATGCAATTGATGGCCAGAGAGTTGGAGTTAATGAAGTTTGAAAAAGAGTTACTGCAGAGAGAGAATGATTTGTTGAGAGTGGCTGGTGGAGCGAGttcacaaaaaatttcaaatgatGATGAAATTTCGTTCCAAACTATAAAGGAAATGCTGCCGGACTTTGATGGACAAACGAGTGTTAGTGTGTGGCATGCACATGTAAACGTACTAAAATCTACGTATGCGTTGACTGAAAATAAACTTCGATCCCTTATATTCAGCAAATTAAAAGGTGATGCACAAGCTTGGGTGTACTCAAAACCAGAGTTCGCGAACGAAAAGATTGATACCCTTTTGCTGTCGATGGAAAAGGCGTTTCTTCCGAAGGAGAGTGCCATTATTTTGCGAAAGAAGTTTGAAGCGCGCAGATGGCAAACCAATGAATCGTTTTCGGCCTACTTCAACAGCAAAGTTTTACTGTCTAACGGACTTCAGATGTCAGAGCTCGAGTTGGTCGACTATATCATCCACGGCATACCAGATCGCCAAATTCGCACAAGTGCCAATATGATGTGCTTCAAAATGAAGGATGACCTTCTGTCGGCACTACGACACGTTAATTTAGTTGCTCCAAAAATCAAAGGAGCCACTAACAGCGGTGGAAAGGTCGAGAAGCAAGCTTTCTGGTGCTACAACTGTAATTGCTTGGGGCACATCGCCTCAGATTGCCGTAAGCCAAAACGAGAAGTTGGAGCCTGCTTTGTATGTGGAAAGATGGGTCACCTTGCCGCAGCTTGTGAGCAGAACAAGAAGACATCAGCCCCAGCTACTCGCAAGGACGATTAC AATGTCTACTAG
- the LOC138914936 gene encoding uncharacterized protein produces MDLINANEYTCNQQREWCRVLNLVTHGNKNTLAARLNEVPFRGRCPAVQQQQRQNEADNAQNVLEAVDEANVEADDEANEQEGESNDEQEAAESNEEADGEREEEESNEAANGERKKGKSNEKTNSEQNNGESNEKINDEQQKEKANEKINDEAGKEKTDIDKELKILSDQKLILQNENDFQRARMQLMARELELMKFEKELLQRENDLLRVAGGASSQKISNDDEISFQTIKEMLPDFDGQTSVSVWHAHVNVLKSTYALTENKLRSLIFSKLKGDAQAWVYSKPEFANEKIDTLLLSMEKAFLPKESAIILRKKFEARRWQTNESFSAYFNSKVLLSNGLQMSELELVDYIIHGIPDRQIRTSANMMCFKMKDDLLSALRHVNLVAPKIKGATNSGGKVEKQAFWCYNCNCLGHIASDCRKPKREVGACFVCGKMGHLAAACEQNKKTSAPATRKEDYNVY; encoded by the exons atggatcTGATCAACGCCAATGAATATACGTGCAACCAACAACGCGAGTGGTGTAGGGTTTTAAACCTTGTTACTCatggaaataaaaacacattaGCTGCACGGCTGAACGAAGTTCCATTTCGTGGAAGATGCCCTGCcgtacagcaacaacaacgtcaAAACGAAGCGGACAATGCGCAGAATGTTCTGGAAGCAGTTGATGAGGCAAACGTGGAAGCGGACGACGAAGCGAATGAACAAGAAGGAGAGTCAAACGACGAGCAAGAAGCTGCAGAATCAAACGAAGAGGCGGATGGCGaacgagaagaagaagagtcaAATGAAGCGGCGAACGGCGAGCGAAAGAAAGGAAAATCGAACGAGAAGACAAACAGCGAGCAAAATAACGGAGAATCAAACGAAAAGATAAACGACGAGCAACAGAAAGAAAAAGCAAATGAGAAGATAAACGACGAGGCGGGAAAAGAAAAGACAGATATCGACAAGGAACTTAAAATTCTAAGTGACCAGAAGTTAATTTTGCAAAATGAAAACGATTTTCAACGAGCAAGAATGCAATTGATGGCCAGAGAGTTGGAGTTAATGAAGTTTGAAAAAGAGTTACTGCAGAGAGAGAATGATTTGTTGAGAGTGGCTGGTGGAGCGAGttcacaaaaaatttcaaatgatGATGAAATTTCGTTCCAAACTATAAAGGAAATGCTGCCGGACTTTGATGGACAAACGAGTGTTAGTGTGTGGCATGCACATGTAAACGTACTAAAATCTACGTATGCGTTGACTGAAAATAAACTTCGATCCCTTATATTCAGCAAATTAAAAGGTGATGCACAAGCTTGGGTGTACTCAAAACCAGAGTTCGCGAACGAAAAGATTGATACCCTTTTGCTGTCGATGGAAAAGGCGTTTCTTCCGAAGGAGAGTGCCATTATTTTGCGAAAGAAGTTTGAAGCGCGCAGATGGCAAACCAATGAATCGTTTTCGGCCTACTTCAACAGCAAAGTTTTACTGTCTAACGGACTTCAGATGTCAGAGCTCGAGTTGGTCGACTATATCATCCACGGCATACCAGATCGCCAAATTCGCACAAGTGCCAATATGATGTGCTTCAAAATGAAGGATGACCTTCTGTCGGCACTACGACACGTTAATTTAGTTGCTCCAAAAATCAAAGGAGCCACTAACAGCGGTGGAAAGGTCGAGAAGCAAGCTTTCTGGTGCTACAACTGTAATTGCTTGGGGCACATCGCCTCAGATTGCCGTAAGCCAAAACGAGAAGTTGGAGCCTGCTTTGTATGTGGAAAGATGGGTCACCTTGCCGCAGCTTGTGAGCAGAACAAGAAGACATCAGCCCCAGCTACTCGCAAGGAGGATTAC AATGTCTACTAG
- the LOC138912001 gene encoding uncharacterized protein — protein MEKAFLPKESAIILRKKFEARRWQTNESFSAYFNSKVLLSNGLQMSELELVDYIIHGIPDRQIRTSANMMCFKMKDDLLSALRHVNLVAPKIKGATNSGGKVEKQAFWCYNCNCLGHIASDCRKPKREVGACFVCGKMGHLAAACEQNKKTSAPATRKDDYNVY, from the exons ATGGAAAAGGCGTTTCTTCCGAAGGAGAGTGCCATTATTTTGCGAAAGAAGTTTGAAGCGCGCAGATGGCAAACCAATGAATCGTTTTCGGCCTACTTCAACAGCAAAGTTTTACTGTCTAACGGACTTCAGATGTCAGAGCTCGAGTTGGTCGACTATATCATCCACGGCATACCAGATCGCCAAATTCGCACAAGTGCCAATATGATGTGCTTCAAAATGAAGGATGACCTTCTGTCGGCACTACGACACGTTAATTTAGTTGCTCCAAAAATCAAAGGAGCCACTAACAGCGGTGGAAAGGTCGAGAAGCAAGCTTTCTGGTGCTACAACTGTAATTGCTTGGGGCACATCGCCTCAGATTGCCGTAAGCCAAAACGAGAAGTTGGAGCCTGCTTTGTATGTGGAAAGATGGGTCACCTTGCCGCAGCTTGTGAGCAGAACAAGAAGACATCAGCCCCAGCTACTCGCAAGGACGATTAC AATGTCTACTAG